AACACGCTGAAACTCACTCATCGCCTGACAACCCTAGGCGCCGCAGAGGACACATCTAAAGACTGGATTTGTTGAGACTGCTTAATACGCTCGACTTCTAACAACAGCTCGGCCATGGGGGGAAAGTTAAAGTCTCGTTCCAATAGCGTTGGTAGCGGTCCACAGCGGGCATAAGCCGCGTCTAGTAAGGCCCAAACGGGATCGATAACATCGGCGCCGTGGGTGTCAACTCGAAGATCTTCAGCCTCATCAAAATGACCGGCGATATGCACATATTTCGCACGACCAAGTGACAGTGAATTCAAAAATTCATAGGGATCGTAGCCATGATTAATGCTATTTACATAGATATTATTCACATCTAATAGAAGCTCGCAATCAGACTCTGCGAGCACTGCATTTATAAATTCGCTCTCACTCATTTGCTGGGCAGGCGCCGCATAGTAGGAGGCATTTTCCAGCAAAATACGCCGCCCTAGAACGTCCTGCACTCGCTTCACCCGATCCGCAACATGGTGAACAGCCTCCTCCGTGAAAGGAATAGGCAACAAATCGTATAGCTGCCCCTCATCACCGCAGTAGGTCAAATGTTCGGAATACAAAGGACAATCAAAGTCTGTCATAAACTGCTTTATATCTTTTAACAAACCAGCGTCCAGTGGCGAAAATCCACCAATATTCAACGATAGTCCATGCAAATACACTGGATAGCGCTCCGCAATTTCGCGAAACGAGCGACCATAACGGCCGCCAATACCTATCCAGTTCTCTGGGGCAACTTCTATAAAATCAATATCACCCGGCTTCAGTTCTTTGATCGCAGGTATTAGACCGCGCCGCAGGCCAAGACCTGCAAGCCCAAGCCCGCTATTTGCTGTTCTTTCCGCCATTGATATTGCCATTATCGCCTAGAGTTTCCTTTATGCTAAAAACGCCGCCTCTTATTTAGCTGCACCGCAAGACGCTTCCTTAGCGGCCTTATCACCACCGCACTGCCCTTCCATAGCGGCCTTGTCTGCGCCACACTTCGCTTCACCACATTTGCCTTCATGGGCTGATTTTGCTTTGTCTGCTCCGCACTTCGCTTCGCCACATTTACCTTCATGGGCGGCTTTTGCTTTGTCTGCACCACAACTTGCCTCGCCGGCCTTCTCTGCGCCGCACTTGGCCTCTGATTTAGCTGCCTTGTCGGAACTGCCCATCGCCAACTCGTAGCCTGAGCTAAGCTGTTTTGCCGCAAAGGGATTGCTATCAGCCATTGCCGGACTGACAGCAGAAGCCAACATTGCAACACCAAACGCTGCAGCTAGGGGTTTTTTAGTAAAAGACGCCATTTATTTATCCTTATCGACTGAGTGCCGAATTATTAATAAGCTAAGTAAGATTGAATATCCTCGTTACTGTCGATGCATCTCGGCACCTCCTAGTAACAATCACCATTTCTAGCATAGCCGCATCAGAAAATTTAACAACACAGGGTAAGGTGTACGCTAAAACGCCCATTCCCGACCCCGACATCGAAAATTGTTGCGGCTGTAATAAAGAGACGGGCTTACCCTTAAAATGTTACATCTTGGCAGACGCTTTTCCACAGCTGCTTGAGCCGTTTCTCGGATACCGGTGAGCGAGTACCTATGTTTTGCGCGAATAACGATATACGAAACTCTTCCAACTGCCACCGGTACTCTCGCAACGTTAAATGCGACCTAGCCCCCTCCGGCGACTTTGTCAGAAATTCCAGCAGTTGTTGTTGCAGGGGTTCTATAATCAAGGTGCACTGTCTATCCCGCTGATAGTGACCATCTAATTTAGTCAGACGCTGCAGGATTGCCCGTAAATACCGCGGATACTGCTGCAATTCTTCGCGAGTTTGCTCAGTAATAAAACCATCGAAAAACAAACCCTCCAACTGCTTATTGACGTCGTTGATACTGTGAATCCAGCTCAATGACTTGAGCTTTTTGAGTGCACGTCTAATATCAGAGTAATGCCCTAGAACCTCTATCAGCAGAACCGCATAGCTCTCTGCATCTCCAGTAAAACTTGCACGCCCGGCCTGCCAAAGCGTTTCAAAATCATCATCGGATTCTGGCAATTTATCTGGATCAATTGCAAAACTTTGCCGCGCGGCAGCCAGCAAGCAATCCTCAATCCAGCGCTTTTTCTGCTCACCAACAGCGGCGAACTGCAGCTGCACGGCGTTGTTGCGAAACAAATTGGCTCTAAGTAATTTGACTTGCTGGGACATCCGCAGGAGTAGCAGGCGCAGCACCCCGTAAAGGCTCTTCTGCCGTGCATCTTGCTCCGACTCAGCCAGCTCTAGAACCACGCTTTCGCCGTCATCCCGCAAACAAGGGTAGGCGGTCAAGACTGCCCCACCGCGCTTAAATTCATGGCGTTTTTCTAAGGTGCCAAAATTCCAGTCCTGAAGTACCTTGCTGCTAAAGCCGCCGCTGCTCTCCTCCGCAATGCCCTGCTGAACTTGATCTGCAAGCTGGGCTTTTAGTTTGAGTAAATCGCGACCTTGAGCAAGCAATTTACCGCCGCTATCTAGAACCCGAATATTCATTAGATAGTAATCATCAATGCGATTTACTGCCCACTCGTTTACATCGATCTTCAGGCCGCTCAGCCTGTGCAATGCCGTCGCAAGTTGCGGCAGCAGGGCTTGATCACCCGCCTTAATCATAGGTAGAGCGCGATCAACATAATCTGGCACTGGCACTAGCTGCTTGCGTTGCGCCTTAGGTAGGGTCTTCACCAAGGCGATGCACTTCTCTCTTAATAAACCGGGCACCAACCATTCCAAGCGACCTTCTGCTAAGTCAACTAAGTTACCCAGAGGCACGGACACACTGACACCATCTGCGGCGTGACCCGGCTCAAAGTGGTAAGCCAGTGCCAAGCTCATACCCCCGCATAGCAATGTGTCTGGAAATTGCTGTTCAGTAACATCGCCACCACCGTGGCGCATCAATTCACCGCGACTCAAGTAGAGGGTGTTCGGCGGCGCGGTTGCCTTCAACCAATGCTCTAGGTGTTTAGCGGTTATCGTACCTGCGGGGATACGCTCGTCATAAAACCGGAATAGCTCGTCGTCAGAAACCAATATATCGCGCCGGCGGGCCTTGTCTTCTATCTCAGATATCTCGCTAATCAGGCGTTTATTATGTTGATAAAAAGCCGCGCGCCCTTGATAGCGACCTTCTACCAAACCTTGCCTAATCAGTATTTCACGACTTTCTTCAGGGGCGATAGGGCCGTAGTGAACCCGTTGCTTATCACGAATGATTAGACCGTATAGCGCGGTCTGCTCGTAGGCCATAACGCGGCCACTGCGGGGCTGCCATTGGGGCTCGTAGTAGCTGCGCTTGAGTAGACTATCATTAATGCCGAACACCCACTCTGGATCAATTTTTGCGACGCAACGGGCGTATAGCTGGGTGGTTTCCGCTAGTTCTGCAGCAACAATCCATTTTGGTGGCTTTTTAAACAAGCCCGAACCAGGAAAGATATGCAGCTTGCGATTGCGAGCACCGGTAAATTCGCGGCCCTCATCCTTGGTCGCAATTTGACCCAGATAAGCCGGCAATAAGGCTTTGTGAATGCTATTAAAGTCAGCTGGTTCTTTGTTTTGTTTTAAATTTAATTGCCTGCACATCAAGGTAAGCTGGTGGTGCACCTCTCGCCATTCGCGCATTCTGGTCCAAGACAAAAATTCGCGCTGACAGAGTTTTCGCCACTTACTGGTGGACAACTCTTGGCGTTGTTCCTCGGCATAGTCCCAGAGCGCAACAAAGGCAGCAAAATCTGAATCCACCTGCCAAAATCGACGGTGTTTTTCATCTGAGGCCTGGCGCTTGTCGGCCGGCCGCTCGCGGGGATCTTGAATACTCAAGGCACTGGCGATAATCAGCATCTCTCGCAGACACGAGCCCTCTGCTGCTGCCAACAGAAGGCGGCCGATACGTGGGTCAACAGGAAATCGACCTAGCTGATCGCCAAGTTTAGTTAAGCGTCCATCACTGACCGCGCCAAGCTCTGCCAAGAGCGCAAAGCCATCGTTAACAAATTTACTATCGGGTGCATCGACAAATGGGAATTCAGAAATATCCCCCAGCTTTAACTGCAGCATTTTCAATATTACTGCAGCTAAATTGGTGCGTTGAATTTCAGGTTCAGTGTATGCCGGTCGCCCTAGGTAGTCGGCTTCACTATAGAGCCGATAAGCTATACCTGGTGCAACCCGACCGCAGCGCCCTGCCCGCTGATTAGCACTAGCTTGGGAGATTGCCTCAATGGGCAGCCGCTGGACTTTACTGCGCACGCTGTAGCGGCTAACGCGAGCCGTGCCGCCGTCAATAACGTAACGAATACCTGGCACAGTTAATGATGTTTCTGCCACATTGGTAGCCAGTACCACCCGCCAACCGCGTCGCCCACGCAAATTAAAGATGCGCTGCTGTTCAGCGCTGCTCAACCTGGAGTACAAAGGCAGAACTTCGGCACCGGGCAAATCTGCATTTTTCAGATGGCGTGTTAATTCGCGAATATCACGCTCGCCGCTTAAAAACACCAAAGTATCGCCATGGCGATGTGCGCCTTCCGCCATTAACTCACGCAGGACTGCTTCCACAGCCTCACCCAAATCATTGTCGGCACTTAACTCTTGCTGCGGTCGATAGCGATACTCCACCGGAAAGCTGCGACCCGACACCTCGATAACCGGCGCATTGTTAAAGTGCGCCGAAAACCGCTCAACATCGATGGTCGCAGAGGTAATAATTAGTTTTAAATCTGGTCGCTTAGGTAATAGTGTTTTTAAATAACCCAATAAAAAATCAATATTAAGACTGCGCTCGTGAGCCTCATCAATGATGATGGTGTCGTATTGACTTAAGAAGCGATCCTGCTGAATAGCGGCCAGTAAAATACCATCGGTCATCACTTTGATATAACTATTTGGCGACGCCACCTCTTGAAACCGAATTTGGTAGGCTATGCCATCGCCAAGCGGGGTATTTAATTCTTCTGCCAGGCGCTCAGCCACGGCCCGGGCCGCTATCCTTCTCGGCTGAGTGTGGGCAATGAGACCCGCAATACCGCGGCCCATCTCCAAACAAATTTTCGGAAGTTGAGTGGTTTTACCAGACCCTGTTTCCCCAGCCAACACCACCACCTGATGATCTGTAATTGCCTTGCGAATATCGTCGAGTCGCTGGGCAACCGGCAGGTCTTCAGGGTAAATGATTTTTGGGAGCTTATCGCGGCGCTGAGTCACCCGCAGTGCGGAGCGCTCCATTCGCTGAGCTAAAGCCAGCAGTTTATCGCCGACCGCAATATTCGCCGCAGCTTGCTTTTGCAACTGTCGACACTGCTTAGCGAGCGCAAAGCGATCACCGAGCATACATTCATCAACGCTGGCCATTAATGAGGCCGCTGTAATTTCAGACATAAATACCGTATCAATAAAAAAGGCGCCACAAGGCGCCTTTTTTGTTAAATGCTGATGACTTACTCAGCTTTAGCGAGCTTGGCAAGCTCCTCGTCGCGAAGCGAACGACGCAATACCTTGCCCACATTCGTTTTAGGCAGTTCATCACGCACTTCGATGTAACGCGGCAGTTTATAGCCGGTTAAGCGTTCACGCAAAAATGCTTTTAATTCCACCTTATCAATATCGCCTTTTTTAGCGGCAACAAAGATTTTTACGGCTTCACCAGACTTTTCATCAGGTACACCAATTGCCGCGCATTCGGCTATATTAGGATGTTCACTCAGCACGTCTTCAATTTCATTAGGGTAAACATTAAAGCCAGAGACAATAATCATATCTTTCATGCGGTCTACAATCCGCATATATCCGTCATCCTGAACTACTGCAACGTCGCCAGTATGCAACCAACCATCTTTAATCGTCTTATCGGTTTCATCTTGACGCTGCCAATAGCCCATCATCACCTGCGGACCACGCACACACAACTCGCCGCGCTCGCCGATACCGACATCTTCACCAGACTCGGTAACAATACGAATCTCAGTGCCAGGTAGAGCAATACCGATGGTACCAATTTGGTTTGCGCCACCGGGGTTAATCGATACCACCGGTGAGGTTTCCGTTAGCCCGTAGCCTTCATATACTTCGGCACCCGTCATTGCCATCCACTCTTTCGCTGCGCCCGCTGTTAGCGCCATGCCGCCAGACAGGGTTGCCTTCACTGAGGAGAAGTCTAAGGATTTAAAGTCGGCGTGATTACAAAGTTGAACAAACAGGGTATTGATCCCGCTCATACCGCTCCAGCGCCAGCGCTTCATTTCTTTAATCACGGTATCTAGGTCACGCGGATTTGGGATAAGCACCGCGTGGTTGCCCTGCATCATCACGCAGAATGTCAGCATAAAAGAGTAAATATGGTATAGCGGCAGTGGCGACAAAAAGATTTCAGCCGCCTCTTTTAGACCGTAGCTTTCAAACAACTGCTTGCTCTGTAATACATTCGCCATTAAGTTGCGGTGGCTAATCATTGCGCCTTTAGAAACACCGGTGGTGCCACCAGTATACTGCAGCAATGCAATATCTTCGGCTGTGGGTGCAGCTGGGGTATAACGCCCACTTTTACCAAGCGATAGTACCTTGCGGTAAGCAAGCGCATTATTAAAACTGACGTCTGGCACCATCTTTTTAACATGCTTAACCACCGTGTTAATCAATGGCCGCTTGATACCAGTATGTAGATCGCCGATTTCAGTCACGATAACGGTTTCTACCGCCGTGTCTGCCACCACAGCCGCTGCCGCTTCGGCAACATTTGCCAACACCACCAAGACCTTGGCACCGGAATCAATTAGTTGATGCTTAAGCTCGCGTTCGCTGTAGAGCGGGTTGGTATTAACCACAACCATCCCAGCCCGAATCGCCCCAAACAGGGCAACGGGATACTGGAGAATATTCGGCATTTGCAAGGCGATACGATCACCGGCTTGCAAATTAGTATGGTTTTGCAGGTAAGAAGCAAATTGCGCCGATAGCACATCCAACTCACGGTAGCTTAGCGTCTTGCCCATACAGGACACTACTGGCTGGTCGGCAAACGCTGTCGCGCAGTAGGCAAACATGTCCACCAAATTAGCGTACTGATTCAAGTCAATACTACTAGGTAGGCTAGCCCTCTCTCGTGCCGCGCTTATGGCTGCTGCGATCTCTTCTCTTGCTGCTGACAAAGTTGTCCCCTCATAAAAGCTGCTTGCGATTAAATAAGAACCCAGACAATAGGCAATCTGAGCACAAGTAATGAACCGGGGAAGCTATCGGCATTTGTGTTCACTGTCAACACTCGCCGGGATATGAGAGTAATTTGCGTCGCATTCGCCACCGCTAGCTCTGCGCGGTGGTCGACTCTGGCACGCGGTACTGCTCGGGATCGATAAACATCAATTGCAATATAAGCTCGCCGTTGCGCCGTAAGTCTGCACCCAACAGCAGGGCGTTAAAATCCCCATCGATATTACTAATCGCCGGAATATTAAACATCAGCTGGCGACCGCTATCATCGCTCATCACAATCGGTTCGGACTCCGCCTGTATCACTTTCACCAACTCGGCACATAACATCTGTAACTGTAACTTAAAGGCACTGAAATTCAGCTGTCCCCTAAATTCCTGCGGCATAAGCTGCAAGCGCACCTTGATAGTCGATTTATCGGTCATAGTCATTTCGGTTAAATATAATTCTCGCCCCGCCTCTAGCTCTTTAAAGTAGCGTTTGGCCTCGGTGCGCCCTGCATCTAACAAGCAGGTTTTGAATAAATTGGCGGCAATCGCCAACACGCTTGATGCGTCTATTTTTACATTCATAAAATCACTACCTAATTATTAATATCTGTGACTGGCCGTATGGGTAACAATAATAGATAAATACTTACCTATTATCCTCATGCGACAAAGCAGTATGCCCAGCCTTCTTTCATTAACGTCACCGCACTGAACTGAAGTGAAGTGAAGTGAAGTGAAGTGAAGTGAACTGAAAATTACGCCTAAGATCTCGAAACTTAGACTTCAGGACTTAGATTTCAGAGCTTCTATATCAAGTAATCGGTGACATGCCACTTCGGTATTCACTGCACTGAGCTGCAGCCAAGGCGGACTGTGCCCGCAGCTCGCTACAGCTGATTGACAGCGCCGTGCAAATCGGCAGCCGCGATCAGTCGCCAAAGGCGCTCTATTGGCGCCGGCCTTCAACGGCGTTGTGCGCAGTACTCGGCCACTTGGATTACCATCCAAATGTGCGGCCAATAAGCGCTCGGTATAGGGGTGTCGCGGCGATTCATACACCGCAGCCGTTGGCCCAATCTCTACAATTTCACCCAAATACATCACTGCGGTGCGGCTCGCCAAAAATCTTACTACAGCAAGGTCATGGGCGATAAACAGCATTGCCGTGTTGTGCTCGCGCTGTAAATCCTGCAATAAATTGATGATCTGGGCCTGCACGGATACGTCTAAAGCTGATACCGGCTCATCGCAAATAACCAACTTTGGCTCGCTAATGAAGGCTCTAGCAATACCAATACGCTGGCGCTGACCACCTGATAACTCATGGGGATAGCGCTCCCCTGCGGATTGCGGCAAGCTGACTCGGTCTAGCCAATACGCCGCCTTATCACGGGCAGCCTTACCCCGTATACCAAGACTCCATAAGGGCTCCTGCAAGCTAGCCAGTATAGTCATTCGCGGATTTAAACTCGCATAACTATCCTGAAAAACCATTTGCACACGGGTCGACATCGCTCGAAATTGCCGACGGCTATATTTATTGGGCATTATCTCGCCATCAATAACAATGTCGCCGCCACTGCTAGACTGCAGACCCGCAATAATGCGGCCTAAAGTCGATTTACCTGAGCCGCTTTCCCCAACGAGGCCAAGAACTTCTCCGGCGCGAATCTGCAGATTTAAGCCGTCCACCGCCGCCAATAAATTATCGCCACTTTTAAAATGGCAACGCAGCTCGCGGATATCAACAAAGGGGGCCATCATTATTTACGCCCCCTAATCACTGCAGGCGTCGACGCAGCCTCGAGGTCTCGCCAGCGCGCAGGATGATCTTGATGCCACAACCAACAGCGCGCCAAATGGTCTTCACCGCATTGCATTAGCGGCGGCGCCTCTTCGCAAATAGCCATGCGCCGCGAACACCGCGCCGCAAAACCGCAGCCGCTTGGTGGATGACGTAAATCTGGAGGCGTACCTGCAATGGCTTCTAGGGGCTTGGGGTTTTCTAAGCTTGGCACCGCGCGTTTCAGAGCCTGAGTATAGGGATGAGCTTCGGCTCTAAAGACATCATGCAAGGAACCCGATTCAACGGTTTGGCCGGCATACATCACCGACACCGAGTCGGCAATCTCTGCCACCACGCCAAGATCGTGGGTAATAAATAACATAGCGGTGCCATTGATCTCCCGCATTTCTTGTAATAAACACAGCACTTCGGCCTGCACCGTGACATCTAGAGCTGTTGTTGGCTCATCGGCAATAAGTAACTTAGGTTCACACACAACCGCCATTGCAATCATGGCGCGCTGCAACATACCGCCAGAAAATTGAAAGGGATACTGCTCCGCCCGCTGCGCCGGATTGGCAATGGCTAAGCGCTCCAATAAGCCGATAGCGCGCATTTTGGCCTCGCGCCGCGACAGGCCCTTGTGAATCCGCAAGGGCTCGGCAATTTGCGCGCCTATGGTCTGGGTGGGGTCTAATGCTGTCATCGCATTTTGAAAAATCATCGCGATTTGATTGCCGCGCAGCTGGCGCCATTCGCGGGCCGTTAGTTGAGTCATATCGCGGCCAGCAAAATGCCAGTTTTTCGCACTAATATGAGCAGCATCAGGCATGAGGCCTAATAAGCTCATTGCCGTTACGGACTTACCACAGCCAGACTCACCAACCAATGCGCGGCACTCGCCCGCCTGCAGGCTAAGCGACACATCTCTCACGGCTTGTACTGGGCCGATACTAACCTGCAATGATTCCAGCTCTAAAAGACTCATGCGCGCACCACCCCCGATCGTCTATCGGTGGCGTCACGCAAGGCATCGCCCAATATATTAAAGGCGAGCACAGACAGGCTAATCAACAGAGCGGGAAATAATAATTGACGAGGATGTGACAGCAAGGTTTTGATACCGTCATTGCACAAGGCGCCCCACGAGGTAGTCGGTGGCGACACCCCCATACCAATAAATGATAAAAATGCCTCGGTAAAGATCGCTTGGGGAATCGCAAAACTAAAGGCCACCAAAATCATTGGCAATACATTGGGCAACATATGGCGAAGAATAATTCTGTGGGTGCCCACGCCAGCAATACGCGACGCTTCGACAAAGGGTTGGCTGCGCAAGGCCAAAACTTGCCCGCGAATCAGTCTGGCACTGCCCGGCCAGCTCAACATAAGCATCGCAACAATAAGTGGCATAATGCCGTTCTCACCGGGGCCAACGCCAAAGGCAACCCGGAATAAAATCATAAATAACAAAAACGGCAAGGCCACCACAAAATCAACAAAGCGCATTGCGACTTGGTCGACCCAGCCGCCCATCAGACCGGCAATGGCGCCAAAAATACAGCCGAAGCTGATATACAGTAAAGGCGCAACGACACCGACAAATAAAGATGTTCTCCCCCCCGCCATTAAGCGCGCCAATATATCCCGTCCTAAGGCATCTGTACCCAGGGGATGCGCCGGTATATCTACCCATTGCGCGCTACTATTTGCCAGCGGAATCAAACCCTGTAACTGCGCCTCGAACTTAGACATCGCGGCCTCGGGCCTGACATCTCGGGACAAGAGCAATAACCCTGTCTCGGCATCGGCAACGGTGTATCGATACAATTCACGGCCCAGCTGAAGACGATCTTGGTAGTAACTACTCGTGGTCTCGGCTATCGCCAAACCAAGGCCGGGCTTATTAGCATCGCCACGGTATATCCGATAGCGCGCCACTCCTTCCAAGCTCGGCCATTGCAGGCGCACATACTCAGTATTCGCAGCATGGATTTGCAGGCCAGCGGGCGCTTGAGTGCCCGCCGCCGGCCGCCATGCGCCGTTGTCAGAAATAATGCGAACCGAATGCGCCCGGCTACTACCTTGCGATATCTGTGACAACCATTGCTGCGACGGGCTCTGCTGCCAAAGCGACGGGCCAATAGTCACGAACAACAGCAGAAACACTACCATCAGTGTGGACAGCATAACCGTGGGACTCGCCATACTCGGCAGAGGCATGGGCGCGACGGTATCGACCTCGTCAGCGCTGCCCCAAGTTTTGGGCGCAAATCGGAAGACTGAAATAGCCATTATGCGCAGCGCCTCATGTTTTACCTCGGTGCAGGCGAATACGTGGATCAATTAAGCCGTAGCTAATATCAACCAGCACCACCACAAAAACCAAAAAAGCGCCGTAGAATACCGTGGTTCCCATAATCACGGTGTAATCAAGCTGCTGCACTGCCTGCACGAAATATCGCCCCAAGCCCGGAATAGCAAAAATCAACTCAACCACAAAGCCGCCGGTGGTAATGGCCGCAATGGTGGGCCCCAATTCTGTCACCACTGGCAATACCGCATTTCTGAGCTGATGGTGCCAGAACAAACGCCACCCATGAACCCCTTTGGCTTTAGCGGCAATATTGTAATCTGCGCTCAGCACTTCAAGCATAGACGCGCGCATAATGCGGCTAAGATACGCCATCGTACCCAAACCCAAGACCAGTGCCGGCACCCAAATTTGGCTCACACTGCCCCAACCGGCAACCGGTAAAAGGGTTTTACCTGCGGCATTATTCATTGCCACAATCACTAACTGCGCTAAACCGGCTATAACAAAACCGGGCACCGAAATAGCCGCAATAACCGCGATCATCACCAATCGATCCGGCCAACGATTGCGGCAATAGGCAGCCACCGACCCCGCGGCAACACCGCCCACTAAAGCGATGAGTACCGCAGCAATTCCCAAAGTAGCTGAGATAGGAAAATGCTCGCGAATAATATCATTCACGCGGCGGTTTTCTTGGGTGAAGGAAATACCGAAATCACCTTGCAACATATTACTCATAAACAAGCGGTATTGATCAAACAGCGGTTTATCCAAACCATAGCGCGCCTCTAATTGGGCGCGCACCGCCGGCGACATAGCTTTTTCCTGGGTAAGTGGATCACCGGGTACAGCGTGCATGGCAAA
This portion of the Zhongshania sp. R06B22 genome encodes:
- a CDS encoding HvfB family MNIO-type RiPP peptide maturase → MAERTANSGLGLAGLGLRRGLIPAIKELKPGDIDFIEVAPENWIGIGGRYGRSFREIAERYPVYLHGLSLNIGGFSPLDAGLLKDIKQFMTDFDCPLYSEHLTYCGDEGQLYDLLPIPFTEEAVHHVADRVKRVQDVLGRRILLENASYYAAPAQQMSESEFINAVLAESDCELLLDVNNIYVNSINHGYDPYEFLNSLSLGRAKYVHIAGHFDEAEDLRVDTHGADVIDPVWALLDAAYARCGPLPTLLERDFNFPPMAELLLEVERIKQSQQIQSLDVSSAAPRVVRR
- a CDS encoding HvfA family oxazolone/thioamide-modified RiPP metallophore, with the translated sequence MASFTKKPLAAAFGVAMLASAVSPAMADSNPFAAKQLSSGYELAMGSSDKAAKSEAKCGAEKAGEASCGADKAKAAHEGKCGEAKCGADKAKSAHEGKCGEAKCGADKAAMEGQCGGDKAAKEASCGAAK
- the hrpA gene encoding ATP-dependent RNA helicase HrpA: MSEITAASLMASVDECMLGDRFALAKQCRQLQKQAAANIAVGDKLLALAQRMERSALRVTQRRDKLPKIIYPEDLPVAQRLDDIRKAITDHQVVVLAGETGSGKTTQLPKICLEMGRGIAGLIAHTQPRRIAARAVAERLAEELNTPLGDGIAYQIRFQEVASPNSYIKVMTDGILLAAIQQDRFLSQYDTIIIDEAHERSLNIDFLLGYLKTLLPKRPDLKLIITSATIDVERFSAHFNNAPVIEVSGRSFPVEYRYRPQQELSADNDLGEAVEAVLRELMAEGAHRHGDTLVFLSGERDIRELTRHLKNADLPGAEVLPLYSRLSSAEQQRIFNLRGRRGWRVVLATNVAETSLTVPGIRYVIDGGTARVSRYSVRSKVQRLPIEAISQASANQRAGRCGRVAPGIAYRLYSEADYLGRPAYTEPEIQRTNLAAVILKMLQLKLGDISEFPFVDAPDSKFVNDGFALLAELGAVSDGRLTKLGDQLGRFPVDPRIGRLLLAAAEGSCLREMLIIASALSIQDPRERPADKRQASDEKHRRFWQVDSDFAAFVALWDYAEEQRQELSTSKWRKLCQREFLSWTRMREWREVHHQLTLMCRQLNLKQNKEPADFNSIHKALLPAYLGQIATKDEGREFTGARNRKLHIFPGSGLFKKPPKWIVAAELAETTQLYARCVAKIDPEWVFGINDSLLKRSYYEPQWQPRSGRVMAYEQTALYGLIIRDKQRVHYGPIAPEESREILIRQGLVEGRYQGRAAFYQHNKRLISEISEIEDKARRRDILVSDDELFRFYDERIPAGTITAKHLEHWLKATAPPNTLYLSRGELMRHGGGDVTEQQFPDTLLCGGMSLALAYHFEPGHAADGVSVSVPLGNLVDLAEGRLEWLVPGLLREKCIALVKTLPKAQRKQLVPVPDYVDRALPMIKAGDQALLPQLATALHRLSGLKIDVNEWAVNRIDDYYLMNIRVLDSGGKLLAQGRDLLKLKAQLADQVQQGIAEESSGGFSSKVLQDWNFGTLEKRHEFKRGGAVLTAYPCLRDDGESVVLELAESEQDARQKSLYGVLRLLLLRMSQQVKLLRANLFRNNAVQLQFAAVGEQKKRWIEDCLLAAARQSFAIDPDKLPESDDDFETLWQAGRASFTGDAESYAVLLIEVLGHYSDIRRALKKLKSLSWIHSINDVNKQLEGLFFDGFITEQTREELQQYPRYLRAILQRLTKLDGHYQRDRQCTLIIEPLQQQLLEFLTKSPEGARSHLTLREYRWQLEEFRISLFAQNIGTRSPVSEKRLKQLWKSVCQDVTF
- a CDS encoding AMP-binding protein, whose amino-acid sequence is MSAAREEIAAAISAARERASLPSSIDLNQYANLVDMFAYCATAFADQPVVSCMGKTLSYRELDVLSAQFASYLQNHTNLQAGDRIALQMPNILQYPVALFGAIRAGMVVVNTNPLYSERELKHQLIDSGAKVLVVLANVAEAAAAVVADTAVETVIVTEIGDLHTGIKRPLINTVVKHVKKMVPDVSFNNALAYRKVLSLGKSGRYTPAAPTAEDIALLQYTGGTTGVSKGAMISHRNLMANVLQSKQLFESYGLKEAAEIFLSPLPLYHIYSFMLTFCVMMQGNHAVLIPNPRDLDTVIKEMKRWRWSGMSGINTLFVQLCNHADFKSLDFSSVKATLSGGMALTAGAAKEWMAMTGAEVYEGYGLTETSPVVSINPGGANQIGTIGIALPGTEIRIVTESGEDVGIGERGELCVRGPQVMMGYWQRQDETDKTIKDGWLHTGDVAVVQDDGYMRIVDRMKDMIIVSGFNVYPNEIEDVLSEHPNIAECAAIGVPDEKSGEAVKIFVAAKKGDIDKVELKAFLRERLTGYKLPRYIEVRDELPKTNVGKVLRRSLRDEELAKLAKAE
- a CDS encoding oligopeptide/dipeptide ABC transporter ATP-binding protein, giving the protein MMAPFVDIRELRCHFKSGDNLLAAVDGLNLQIRAGEVLGLVGESGSGKSTLGRIIAGLQSSSGGDIVIDGEIMPNKYSRRQFRAMSTRVQMVFQDSYASLNPRMTILASLQEPLWSLGIRGKAARDKAAYWLDRVSLPQSAGERYPHELSGGQRQRIGIARAFISEPKLVICDEPVSALDVSVQAQIINLLQDLQREHNTAMLFIAHDLAVVRFLASRTAVMYLGEIVEIGPTAAVYESPRHPYTERLLAAHLDGNPSGRVLRTTPLKAGANRAPLATDRGCRFARRCQSAVASCGHSPPWLQLSAVNTEVACHRLLDIEALKSKS
- a CDS encoding ABC transporter ATP-binding protein; translated protein: MSLLELESLQVSIGPVQAVRDVSLSLQAGECRALVGESGCGKSVTAMSLLGLMPDAAHISAKNWHFAGRDMTQLTAREWRQLRGNQIAMIFQNAMTALDPTQTIGAQIAEPLRIHKGLSRREAKMRAIGLLERLAIANPAQRAEQYPFQFSGGMLQRAMIAMAVVCEPKLLIADEPTTALDVTVQAEVLCLLQEMREINGTAMLFITHDLGVVAEIADSVSVMYAGQTVESGSLHDVFRAEAHPYTQALKRAVPSLENPKPLEAIAGTPPDLRHPPSGCGFAARCSRRMAICEEAPPLMQCGEDHLARCWLWHQDHPARWRDLEAASTPAVIRGRK
- a CDS encoding ABC transporter permease — protein: MAISVFRFAPKTWGSADEVDTVAPMPLPSMASPTVMLSTLMVVFLLLFVTIGPSLWQQSPSQQWLSQISQGSSRAHSVRIISDNGAWRPAAGTQAPAGLQIHAANTEYVRLQWPSLEGVARYRIYRGDANKPGLGLAIAETTSSYYQDRLQLGRELYRYTVADAETGLLLLSRDVRPEAAMSKFEAQLQGLIPLANSSAQWVDIPAHPLGTDALGRDILARLMAGGRTSLFVGVVAPLLYISFGCIFGAIAGLMGGWVDQVAMRFVDFVVALPFLLFMILFRVAFGVGPGENGIMPLIVAMLMLSWPGSARLIRGQVLALRSQPFVEASRIAGVGTHRIILRHMLPNVLPMILVAFSFAIPQAIFTEAFLSFIGMGVSPPTTSWGALCNDGIKTLLSHPRQLLFPALLISLSVLAFNILGDALRDATDRRSGVVRA